The Brachyhypopomus gauderio isolate BG-103 chromosome 12, BGAUD_0.2, whole genome shotgun sequence genome window below encodes:
- the gli2b gene encoding LOW QUALITY PROTEIN: zinc finger protein GLI2b (The sequence of the model RefSeq protein was modified relative to this genomic sequence to represent the inferred CDS: deleted 1 base in 1 codon), protein MEAGAAEKKECKTGGMDASGFSDLPKKPSPTLLTRGPHPIFPTFHTPIPIDMRHHEGRYHYEPHSLSALHGPAGLAGSPVISDISLIRLSPGGTGESPFSHAHPYITPHMEHYLRSMHGSPVSMISAARGLSPADVTHEHLKERGLFGLAPPPPGAGPADYYHLMTSHRSPYGELLMQGAGSAAAAAAAAAAAVHLPDYINPMDVSRFSSPRLTPRLSRKRALSISPLSDASIDLQTMIRTSPNSLVAYINNSRSSSAASSSYGHLSVGGLSPQFPFPHPINPVAYQQLLSQQRGLSAFGHTPPPLLQASPAFSPRQLPLGVSSLPTATHNDNEAKNTSGDSAVSSTVNPLITKRSKVKTELDESQPVSPCSPDPLGASELKDDVERDEGKQEPEVVYETNCHWEGCTKEFDTQEQLVHHINNEHIHGEKKEFVCRWEECSREQKPFKAQYMLVVHMRRHTGEKPHKCTFEGCSKAYSRLENLKTHLRSHTGEKPYVCEHEGCNKAFSNASDRAKHQNRTHSNEKPYVCKIPGCTKRYTDPSSLRKHVKTVHGPEAHVTKKQRGDLPPRPQPPPRENGESEAGTKHPGRGVHDKFEANSTTRGVEEYLHVKSIKTENSVMYESSPGGQSSCSSQPSPLGSASHHDGGVEWAGPGGGGDLGGPDDAPLVDSSSRAGALGIRLRANASPACRLGLLKQEKLKTVRDSCYWAHITPQAPNTKLPPLPPSGSFLECSRDAIDPALATGPRLSDLCPGLTALVSRASDRRDSLASTGSSAYTLSRRSSGISPCYSSRRSSQASAVGGRLHDVRSADSYDPISTDLSRRSSEASQGGGGHPGLLGLTPAQHYRLKAKYAAATGGTPPTPLPSMEGMSVKMRMALLGDFHEGGFHQSGTHAPPRRCSDTGYAREMIRDVPGGAARRASDPVRRVTAEPQFLLKGPCSGSMSNMNPHPATGLPAPTRLSLQAFGRSNGSLPRLPYPPRPPSISEHVAMETTSIEASGPNPVVDDDVMLPEDVVKYLAATGDATRPADHGYRHQQGFHGNDVPPPQPCYYQRRTATVDGSPCPAQPHPFPRSPRASKCHMPVQWNEVSSGTVETSPGQTKHLQAAAWGDQQKQIFGPFQNLTCIQQAGGMAQSLTQQGPAQRSADIPAQGLNCGRSLGPQANLGHHSEQVVSQHSYHQGPAPANINRHAGQLPSHSAAVAGGAAVTGPPITAEQSLHGQNNRLRTKPVGSQCHLALQDRQGDFHHLNSGQQSYGPASQNAVLNGDPGLLRPRPPTHTRPYGRPQSGTSFSPQYNTSEASPKTPADTADCSAGTVFYTGQICMFDSSGLNLPETEAGVVTMAAVGSPGANQVSSTVDCSNGAVQPQIDFDTMLDDGDHSSLVSGTLSPSILRSLSQNSSRLTTPRNSVTLPPVPAGIGNMAIGDMNSMLTALAEESKFLNMMS, encoded by the exons ACCCGCAGGTTTGGCAGGGAGCCCGGTTATCTCTGATATCTCCCTGATCCGGTTGTCCCCGGGAGGCACGGGCGAGTCTCCTttcagccacgcccacccctacatCACACCGCACATGGAGCACTACCTGCGCTCGATGCACGGCAGCCCCGTCTCCATGATCTCAGCCGCCCGGGGCCTCAGCCCTGCAGACG TGACCCATGAGCACCTGAAAGAGCGTGGGCTGTTTGGTCTGGCTCCACCCCCGCCAGGGGCCGGCCCAGCTGACTACTACCACCTGATGACCAGTCACCGGAGCCCGTATGGAGAGCTGCTCATGCAGGGGGCGGGGTCAGCTGCTGCCGCCGCGGCTGCCGCGGCTGCTGCCGTCCACCTGCCCGACTACATCAACCCCATGGACG tgTCTCGGTTCTCCAGTCCGCGCCTCACGCCCAGGCTGAGCCGGAAGCGGGCCCTGTCCATCTCTCCGCTGTCCGACGCCAGCATCGACCTCCAGACCATGATCCGCACCTCGCCCAACTCCCTGGTGGCCTACATCAACAACTCGCGCTCCAGCTCCGCAGCCAGCAGCTCCTACGGCCACCTGTCTGTCGGCGGCCTCAG TCCCCAGTTCCCCTTCCCTCACCCCATCAACCCTGTGGCGTACCAGCAGCTGCTGTCCCAGCAGAGGGGCCTGAGCGCCTTcggacacactccaccccctctcctacAGGCCTCGCCCGCCTTCTCGCCCAGGCAACTCCCACTGGGCGTGTCCTCGCTGCCCACAGCCACCCACAATGACAATGAGGCCAAG AACACGAGCGGTGACTCAGCGGTCAGCAGCACAGTCAACCCCCTGATCAccaaaaggtcaaaggtcaagacGGAGCTGGACGAGTCGCAGCCTGTCTCCCCCTGCTCTCCA GACCCGTTGGGGGCATCAGAGCTGAAGGACGATGTGGAGAGAGACGAGGGCAAGCAGGAGCCTGAGGTGGTGTACGAGACCAACTGCCACTGGGAAGGCTGCACCAAGGAGTTCGACACGCAGGAGCAGCTGGTCCAT catATCAATAATGAGCACATCCATGGTGAGAAGAAGGAGTTTGTGTGCCGCTGGGAGGAGTGTTCCAGGGAGCAGAAGCCGTTTAAGGCGCAGTACATGCTGGTGGTACACATGCGGAGACACACAGGCGAGAAGCCACACAAGTGCACG TTTGAGGGCTGCTCAAAGGCATATTCACGTTTGGAGAACCTGAAAACACACCTGCGCTCGCACACGGGGGAAAAACCCTACGTGTGTGAGCACGAAGGCTGCAACAAGGCCTTCTCCAACGCCTCGGACCGGGCCAAGCACCAGAACCGCACACACTCCAatgag AAGCCGTACGTGTGCAAGATCCCCGGCTGCACCAAGCGCTACACAGACCCCAGTTCCCTCCGCAAGCACGTCAAGACCGTCCACGGCCCTGAGGCGCACGTCACCAAGAAACAGCGCGGCGACCTGCCGCCCCGCCCACAACCGCCACCGCGGGAAAACGGGGAGAGTGAGGCGGGGACCAAGCACCCCGGCCGCGGGGTGCACGACAAATTTGAGGCCAATAGCACCACTAGAGGCGTGGAGGAGTACCTGCATGTGAAGTCTATCAAAACGGAGAACTCTGTG aTGTATGAGTCCAGCCCTGGTGGTCAGTCGTCATGTAGCAGCCAGCCGTCACCGCTTGGCAGTGCCTCCCACCATGACGGTGGAGTAGAGTGGGCGGGACCTGGCGGGGGCGGAGACCTGGGCGGGCCGGACGACGCCCCCCTGGTGGACTCCAGCAGCCGTGCAGGGGCACTGGGCATCCGCCTCCGCGCCAACGCCAGCCCCGCCTGCCGGCTGGGTCTCCTGAAACAGGAGAAGCTGAAGACAGTGAGGGATTCGTGCTACTGGGCCCACATCACTCCGCAAGCCCCCAACACCAAGCTGCCGCCCCTCCCTCCCAGCG GCTCCTTCCTGGAGTGCTCCAGAGATGCCATCGACCCTGCTTTAGCCACGGGGCCCCGTCTCAGTGACCTCTGCCCAGGCTTGACGGCGCTGGTGAGCCGAGCCTCGGACCGGCGTGACAGCCTGGCGAGCACGGGGAGCTCGGCATACACCCTGAGTCGCCGCTCCTCGGGCATCTCACCCTGCTACTCCAGCCGGCGCTCCAGCCAGGCCTCGGCGGTGGGCGGCCGGCTGCACGATGTGCGCTCCGCTGACTCCTACGACCCCATCTCCACGGACCTGTCGCGCCGTTCCAGCGAGGCCAGCCAGGGCGGCGGTGGCCACCCGGGCCTGCTGGGCCTCACGCCGGCCCAGCATTACCGGCTCAAGGCAAAGTACGCGGCGGCCACGGGAGGAACTCCGCCCACGCCACTGCCCAGCATGGAGGGGATGAGTGTGAAGATGCGGATGGCCCTGCTGGGGGACTTTCACGAGGGGGGATTCCACCAATCTGGCACCCACGCACCACCTCGGAGGTGCAGCGACACGGGCTACGCCAGAGAGATGATTCGCGACGTGCCGGGTGGTGCCGCCCGTCGGGCGAGTGACCCAGTCCGGCGGGTCACCGCGGAGCCTCAGTTCCTTCTTAAGGGGCCGTGTTCTGGCAGCATGAGCAACATGAACCCCCATCCGGCGACAGGTCTACCGGCCCCCACCCGTTTGTCGCTGCAAGCCTTCGGCCGCTCTAACGGAAGCCTGCCCCGCCTCCCTTATCCACCGCGCCCACCCAGCATCTCGGAGCACGTTGCCATGGAGACCACATCGATCGAGGCGAGCGGCCCGAACCCTGTCGTTGACGACGACGTGATGTTGCCGGAAGATGTGGTGAAGTACCTCGCTGCTACAGGAGACGCGACTCGCCCGGCGGACCACGGGTACCGTCACCAGCAGGGCTTCCACGGGAACGACGTCCCCCCCCCT CAGCCGTGCTACTATCAGCGACGGACGGCCACCGTGGACGGATCACCGTGTCCCGCCCAACCGCACCCCTTCCCGCGCTCCCCCAGAGCCAGCAAGTGCCACATGCCCGTGCAGTGGAACGAGGTGAGCTCGGGGACCGTGGAGACGTCACCCGGCCAAACCAAGCATCTACAGGCAGCGGCGTGGGGGGACCAGCAGAAGCAGATCTTCGGCCCGTTCCAGAACCTAACATGCATTCAGCAAGCGGGAGGTATGGCTCAGAGCCTAACCCAACAGGGACCTGCTCAGAGGAGCGCTGACATCCCAGCCCAGGGCCTCAACTGTGGTCGGTCCCTGGGGCCCCAAGCCAACCTGGGCCACCACAGTGAACAGGTCGTCAGCCAACACAGCTACCATCAAGGCCCCGCCCCTGCCAACATCAACCGACATGCTGGCCAGCTTCCCTCTCACAGTGCTGCTGTAGCAGGCGGGGCAGCTGTGACAGGCCCGCCAATCACAGCGGAGCAATCCCTGCACGGGCAGAACAACAGGTTAAGAACAAAGCCAGTCGGGTCTCAGTGCCACTTGGCTTTACAGGACCGTCAGGGTGACTTCCATCATCTGAACAGTGGTCAGCAGAGCTACGGTCCAGCGTCCCAGAATGCTGTTCTGAATGGAGACCCCGGCCTGCTGCGACCGAGgccgcccacacacaccagaccctaCGGCAGGCCGCAGTCGGGGACGAGCTTCAGCCCGCAGTACAACACCTCCGAGGCCAGCCCAAAAACACCCGCCGACACGGCTGACTGCAGTGCCGGCACCGTGTTCTACACTGGCCAGATCTGCATGTTCGACTCCAGCGGCCTGAACCTGCCCGAGACTGAGGCGGGCGTCGTGACGATGGCTGCTGTTGGCTCTCCAGGAGCCAATCAGGTGTCGAGTACAGTGGACTGCTCCAACGGGGCGGTGCAGCCTCAGATCGACTTTGACACCATGCTGGACGACGGTGACCATTCCAGCCTCGTCTCGGGAACTCTGAGTCCCAGCATCCTCCGCAGCCTGTCCCAGAATTCCTCACGCCTCACAACCCCTCGCAACTCAGTGACATTGCCCCCAGTTCCTGCAGGAATTGGTAACATGGCCATCGGAGACATGAACTCCATGCTGACAGCACTGGCAGAGGAGAGCAAGTTCCTCAACATGATGTCTTAA